One genomic window of Sphingobacterium oryzagri includes the following:
- the rimP gene encoding ribosome assembly cofactor RimP: MQVEDRVRELVEEKIADRSDLFIVRIKMQTNGVLEILLDGDEGIAIEDCAKVSRHVGFHLEEENVIDKAYRLEVSSPGIDTPLLLTRQYVKNINREVRIKAEDGSKREGKLIAATDTVITIEEKVKEKGKKAVVQQAEIPVEQIKETKVLISFK; the protein is encoded by the coding sequence ATGCAGGTAGAAGATAGGGTTCGCGAATTGGTGGAAGAAAAGATTGCAGATCGAAGTGATCTTTTTATTGTTCGCATAAAAATGCAGACTAATGGCGTGTTAGAAATCTTGTTAGACGGAGACGAAGGCATCGCTATTGAAGATTGTGCCAAGGTGAGTCGCCACGTCGGTTTTCATTTGGAAGAAGAAAATGTGATCGATAAGGCTTATCGTTTAGAGGTCTCTTCGCCAGGTATCGATACCCCCTTGCTATTGACAAGACAGTATGTGAAAAATATCAATCGTGAAGTACGTATAAAAGCAGAAGATGGTAGCAAGCGCGAAGGCAAGCTTATCGCAGCGACCGATACTGTAATCACTATTGAAGAAAAGGTAAAAGAAAAAGGGAAGAAAGCCGTAGTACAACAAGCGGAGATCCCCGTAGAGCAAATAAAAGAAACAAAGGTGTTAATTTCATTTAAATAA
- the nusA gene encoding transcription termination factor NusA, producing the protein MSSNINLIDSFQEFKDFKNIDRPTVITVLEEVFRSMIRKRFGTDENVDVIVNPDNGDLEIWRTRTVMDDGFSEDDDLEIELKEAHQHDPDLEVGDDYIEQITLESFGRRAILAARQTLVSKILELEKDEVFKKYKDREGELVIGEVYQIWKKEILVLDEDGNELILPKTEQIPADYFKKGDSIRAVVSKVDMMNSNPKIIISRTAPEFLQRLFELEVPEIFDGLITIKKIVREPGERAKVAVESYDDRIDPVGACVGMKGSRIHGIVRELRNENIDVINFTSNHSLYITRALSPARISSIKIDEDNKAAAVYLKPDQVSLAIGRGGHNIKLAGKLSGYEIDVYRENDEVEEDVDIEEFADEIDSWIIDELKRVGLDTAKSVLSLTHEELVRRTDLEEDTVQEIVRILQAEFE; encoded by the coding sequence ATGAGCAGCAATATCAATTTGATCGACTCCTTCCAAGAGTTTAAGGATTTTAAAAATATCGATCGTCCGACCGTCATCACGGTTTTAGAAGAAGTTTTTCGCAGTATGATCCGTAAGCGTTTCGGTACGGATGAAAATGTCGACGTTATCGTGAACCCGGATAATGGGGATTTGGAAATTTGGAGAACCCGGACGGTTATGGACGATGGCTTTTCGGAAGATGACGACTTGGAGATTGAGCTAAAAGAAGCACACCAACATGATCCGGATTTGGAAGTTGGTGATGATTACATCGAGCAAATTACATTGGAAAGCTTTGGTCGGCGGGCTATTTTGGCGGCACGCCAGACCTTGGTGTCTAAAATTTTAGAATTAGAAAAAGACGAGGTCTTCAAAAAGTATAAAGATCGTGAAGGCGAATTGGTGATCGGCGAGGTTTACCAAATCTGGAAAAAGGAGATTTTGGTACTCGACGAGGATGGAAACGAATTGATCTTGCCGAAAACAGAGCAAATTCCAGCCGATTACTTTAAAAAGGGTGATAGCATTCGCGCAGTAGTATCGAAGGTGGATATGATGAACAGTAATCCAAAAATCATTATCTCGCGTACGGCTCCCGAATTTTTACAGCGTTTGTTTGAATTAGAGGTGCCAGAGATTTTTGACGGATTAATTACGATCAAGAAAATTGTTCGTGAGCCGGGTGAGCGTGCTAAAGTAGCGGTGGAGTCTTACGATGATCGTATAGATCCTGTTGGAGCATGTGTGGGTATGAAAGGTTCCCGTATTCACGGTATCGTTCGCGAATTGCGCAATGAGAATATTGACGTGATTAACTTTACGTCCAACCATTCGCTATACATTACACGGGCATTAAGTCCGGCGCGTATATCTTCCATCAAAATTGACGAAGATAACAAGGCGGCTGCAGTATACCTGAAGCCAGATCAAGTGTCCTTAGCGATCGGTCGTGGTGGTCATAATATTAAATTGGCTGGAAAATTGAGTGGCTATGAGATTGACGTTTACCGCGAGAATGATGAAGTCGAGGAGGATGTGGATATCGAAGAATTCGCAGATGAAATCGATAGCTGGATTATCGACGAATTAAAACGTGTGGGATTAGATACCGCCAAATCGGTGCTATCATTAACCCACGAAGAGCTGGTTAGACGTACCGACTTAGAAGAAGATACCGTGCAAGAAATTGTTCGTATCCTTCAGGCTGAGTTTGAATAG
- a CDS encoding XRE family transcriptional regulator, which yields MSNIASNLKFLRKKKGFTQQQFADAMAIKRASVGAYEEDRAEPKYELLKKIAEFYDLTMDELANDVIDEKWKPTPRSNASNLRILSVTVDSDDRENIELVPVKASAGYLNGYGDPEYMAELPKFSLPMFNQGSYRAFEIKGDSMLPLSSGSIIIAEYVENWHDIKPGQTYVVVSKEDGVVYKRIGAKFKEDKGLKLVSDNKSYEPYWVQTADVIEIWRAKGFISTDLPEPNPEPTMETLTAMMSQMQKTINAVVDNK from the coding sequence ATGTCGAATATTGCGTCGAATCTCAAATTTTTGAGAAAGAAAAAAGGGTTTACACAGCAGCAATTTGCTGATGCTATGGCAATAAAACGGGCTTCTGTAGGGGCTTACGAGGAAGATCGGGCAGAGCCTAAGTATGAGTTGCTAAAAAAAATAGCTGAATTTTACGATTTGACGATGGATGAACTGGCGAACGATGTTATTGACGAAAAGTGGAAACCGACGCCGCGGAGCAATGCATCTAATCTTCGGATATTGAGTGTCACGGTGGATAGTGACGATCGCGAGAATATTGAGTTGGTGCCGGTAAAGGCGAGTGCGGGTTATCTGAATGGTTACGGCGACCCGGAATATATGGCCGAGCTTCCTAAGTTTTCTTTGCCGATGTTTAATCAGGGGAGTTATCGGGCTTTCGAGATCAAAGGAGACTCGATGTTGCCGCTTTCATCCGGAAGTATTATTATAGCAGAATATGTGGAGAATTGGCACGACATTAAACCTGGACAAACCTATGTGGTTGTTTCCAAAGAGGATGGTGTGGTTTATAAACGTATTGGTGCAAAGTTTAAGGAAGATAAGGGGTTGAAGCTGGTATCGGATAATAAAAGTTACGAACCATATTGGGTACAAACAGCGGATGTGATCGAAATATGGCGCGCTAAAGGATTTATTAGTACCGATTTGCCGGAGCCTAATCCGGAGCCGACGATGGAGACGCTAACCGCCATGATGTCGCAGATGCAAAAAACGATAAATGCCGTCGTAGATAATAAATAA
- a CDS encoding GIY-YIG nuclease family protein: MEKHLIYIITDSNRAYLEVGYCTDMNLRLSEITTASSAFFGRSPKLSNVVYLEEFSSKEHAAARQQQLQCFTRMQREKLIRLKNPNWLNLHSMSNNITNKKVVVYA, encoded by the coding sequence ATGGAAAAGCACCTGATCTACATCATTACCGATAGCAACAGAGCCTATTTAGAAGTGGGGTATTGCACAGATATGAACTTACGACTGTCCGAGATTACGACAGCATCCTCTGCATTCTTTGGTCGTAGCCCCAAGCTAAGCAACGTAGTCTACCTGGAGGAATTTTCCAGTAAAGAGCATGCAGCAGCACGCCAGCAGCAGCTTCAATGTTTTACACGCATGCAGCGGGAGAAACTGATCCGCTTGAAAAACCCGAATTGGCTCAACTTGCACAGCATGTCCAATAATATAACAAACAAAAAAGTCGTTGTTTACGCTTAA